The Malus domestica chromosome 06, GDT2T_hap1 genome has a segment encoding these proteins:
- the LOC103420158 gene encoding alcohol acyl transferase 1 allele RGa-like, which yields MGSSPISLLFQVKRLEPELVTPASPTPCEQKILSEIDNQEALRCQTPFIWSYTSNPSSKEIDPVQVIRDALSRSLVYYYPLAGRVREGPNKKLMVDCNGEGVLFIEAEADVTLEQLGDTLQPPCPLLEDFLYDVPGTNDIVGTPLLIVQVTRLKCGGFIFAMRLNHTMFDALGLAQFLNAVGEIARGAHAPSIPPIWERKLLNAREPPQVTYMHHEYGDENESQAGSVIASVDQPDLIQRCFYFSPKGIRSARKHLPPNLSNTCSTFELITGCLWKCRTIALAMNPNEAVRVSLVVNARGKRNNLNVPLGFYGNAIGFPSVVSTAELLCNSPLEYAVQLVREAKNKMNEDYIKSVADLLALRGWPPLTLAGNNFILSDNTRTGVGEVDFGWGKPIIAGPAKSVNLISFYVRDSNQEKDYGILVPMCLPFWCMEKIEQELKRITMEPVEVISKQDSNTCLA from the exons ATGGGGTCGTCACCAATCTCCCTACTGTTTCAGGTAAAAAGATTGGAGCCAGAACTTGTAACACCGGCAAGTCCAACACCTTGTGAGCAAAAGATACTCTCAGAAATAGATAACCAAGAAGCCCTTAGGTGTCAAACTCCATTTATATGGTCTTACACCAGCAACCCTTCTTCGAAAGAAATCGACCCCGTTCAGGTAATTCGGGATGCCCTAAGTAGATCATTAGTGTATTACTACCCTTTAGCTGGTAGGGTTAGGGAAGGGCCTAACAAAAAGCTTATGGTAGACTGCAATGGAGAAGGTGTCTTGTTCATAGAGGCCGAGGCTGATGTCACACTCGAGCAGCTCGGAGACACCCTTCAACCCCCTTGTCCACTCTTGGAGGACTTCCTGTATGATGTTCCAGGCACAAATGACATTGTTGGCACGCCTTTGCTGATAGTTCAG GTGACCCGTCTGAAATGTGGAGGTTTCATATTTGCAATGCGCTTGAACCACACGATGTTTGATGCACTTGGGCTTGCTCAGTTCTTGAACGCAGTTGGGGAGATTGCACGAGGTGCACATGCACCATCAATCCCACCTATTTGGGAACGAAAACTCTTGAATGCCCGAGAGCCGCCACAGGTTACGTATATGCATCACGAGTACGGGGACGAGAATGAATCTCAGGCAGGCTCCGTCATTGCGTCCGTGGATCAGCCAGACCTCATCCAGCGGTGTTTCTATTTCAGTCCTAAGGGGATAAGGTCTGCTAGGAAACATCTTCCACCAAACCTTAGCAACACTTGCTCCACATTTGAGTTGATAACAGGGTGCTTATGGAAATGCCGAACAATTGCACTTGCAATGAATCCGAACGAGGCTGTTCGAGTTTCGCTAGTCGTCAATGCACGTGGAAAGCGCAACAATCTCAATGTTCCTTTGGGATTCTATGGCAATGCAATTGGATTCCCGAGTGTGGTTTCAACAGCCGAACTCTTGTGTAACAGTCCACTGGAATACGCGGTGCAGCTGGTGAGGGAGGCAAAAAATAAGATGAATGAAGACTACATAAAATCAGTGGCAGATCTTTTGGCATTGAGAGGATGGCCTCCACTTACATTGGCAGGGAATAACTTCATACTTTCGGATAACACGCGCACCGGTGTGGGAGAGGTAGATTTCGGATGGGGAAAGCCAATAATTGCCGGACCTGCCAAGTCCGTCAATTTGATCAGCTTTTATGTTCGGGACAGTAATCAAGAAAAAGATTATGGAATTCTGGTACCAATGTGCTTACCTTTCTGGTGTATGGAGAAGATTGAGCAGGAGCTAAAAAGGATAACTATGGAGCCTGTGGAGGTTATATCGAAACAAGATTCAAACACTTGCCTTGCTTAA